The genomic region TGCGCCAGAGCGCGGTGCGCGGCGACGTCGCGGACCCGCCAGCCGTCGCAGAGGGACGGCGTCTCCCACTCCTTCGGGGAGAGATCGTCGAGCAGGTCGGTCTGGCTGAGGTGTGCCCTGACCGTCGACCCGGAGCTCACGGAGTCCGATCTCGACGTCGGTCTCCTGCTGTTCATCCCCTCCCGGGCAGGTGACCAAGCAGACGGCCAGCTTCCTCGTGGCTGCGCTGGAGCGCGCCGGCTACGTGCGCCGCATCCCTGATCCCTCGGACGCCCGTGCGCGGCTGGTCGTACTCGGCGAACGCGCCCGGGCGGCGCAGCCGATCGCCGAGGCCGCCGTCGCCGCGGTCGAGGCGGAGTGGCGCGCGCGCCTGGGAACCCGGAGTGGGACAGGTTGCGGACCACGTGACCCGCCTGCGCGAGATCACCGACCCCTATCGATGACCGGTGTCCGGAGCAGGGGTCAACCCAGGCTGAGCAGGCGCTCCACCAGCGGGTCCACCGCGCCGCGGACCGCGGTGTTGAGGTAGACGAAGACCGCGATCGCGACGAGGAAGGCCGGCACCAGAACCGCCTTCTCGACGAAGGCGCCGGTGCGCAGGTGGATCGGCGCCAGCCGGCTCCGGCGGACCAGCCAGACGATCGGGACCGGCACGCCCTCCTTGGTCAGGAAGTCGCCGGCGATGTGAGTCAGGACGCCGACCCCCACCGCGTAGGGCAGCCAGGCCGGGCTCGGGCTGTGCTCGAGCAGGTACCAGGCGCCGCCCCACGAGAGGAGCAGGTTTCCGATGACGGTGTTCTCCGCCCGGCCGGGGATGACGAAGTGCAGCGCCCGCAGGGCCAACCCGATGGCGAGCGCCAGCAGCAGCAGGCTCGACCAGTAGGCGCCGGCCGCCAGGTGGGCGAGCAGACCGAAGACCGCCGGCCCGAGGATCGCGTCGTGCGTGCCCCAGCGGTGACCGCGGGCCACCGTGCCGACCGCGCCGGAGGGGACGTCGGTGAACGGTCCCCACATGCG from Blastococcus colisei harbors:
- a CDS encoding maleylpyruvate isomerase N-terminal domain-containing protein produces the protein MSSGSTVRAHLSQTDLLDDLSPKEWETPSLCDGWRVRDVAAHRALAQMGWGRPSRR
- a CDS encoding metal-dependent hydrolase, which encodes MLGHSHALSGLAAGAATLPWAPVQGTVAQVAWISAAGGFAMLPDLDQRGSTISRMWGPFTDVPSGAVGTVARGHRWGTHDAILGPAVFGLLAHLAAGAYWSSLLLLALAIGLALRALHFVIPGRAENTVIGNLLLSWGGAWYLLEHSPSPAWLPYAVGVGVLTHIAGDFLTKEGVPVPIVWLVRRSRLAPIHLRTGAFVEKAVLVPAFLVAIAVFVYLNTAVRGAVDPLVERLLSLG